A genomic window from Silene latifolia isolate original U9 population chromosome Y, ASM4854445v1, whole genome shotgun sequence includes:
- the LOC141628697 gene encoding uncharacterized protein LOC141628697 codes for MVRHAFTLRFPDQPAPILKQIYNENARLSAKDRDGRNSVQYMLHLADESNYLSEYMVEEEEKVLTHVWFAHPEGVEMLKAWPDFILIDSTYKTNKYDLILVQCVGVTPVVKSFLIGYALIKRESSDGYIWVLRRLESLSGPDVKPTVFVIDHERGLISALPEVFRTSYHFLCLFHIYNAVEAKATILEKNGNFGKAVAHGAWRKLLKLKRFMNHKIHMFGKSFTNLVLHFGNTTTSRVESAHAQLKMWLGSALLTLDSLWKRADVMMHGQHIMIKKTLEDSISKRVVSNLYYGNIFSMLGGRVSGTAIEAMQVEYNRGTDLGCYLEDYCGYTIWTTHKLLCACKLHAAVAEGRKIHPSDIHGFWSRLAYTKSSHRHSSPNDVMEELFNKVCEDARSQEV; via the exons ATGGTTAGACATGCATTTACTCTTAGATTTCCTGATCAGCCGGCTCCAATTTTGAAACAAATTTACAATGAGAATGCCCGGTTGAGTGCAAAGGATAGGGACGGGAGGAATAGTGTGCAATATATGTTACATCTAGCGGACGAATCTAATTATCTCAGTGAATACATGGTGGAGGAGGAAGAAAAGGTTCTTACACATGTTTGGTTTGCTCATCCTGAGGGTGTAGAGATGTTAAAAGCGTGGCCTGATTTTATTCTTATCGACTCTACATACAAGACGAACAAGTACGACCTTATATTGGTTCAATGTGTAGGCGTTACACCTGTTGTAAAAAGTTTTTTAATAGGTTACGCATTAATTAAGAGGGAAAGTAGTGATGGTTATATTTGGGTTCTGAGAAGGTTAGAGTCATTGTCGGGACCAGATGTGAAACCAACGGTCTTTGTCATTGATCATGAGCGTGGTCTAATTTCTGCACTCCCCGAAGTATTTCGCACGTCTTATCATTTTTTGTGCCTATTTCACATTTACAATGCAGTTGAGGCCAAAGCAACAATCTTGGAAAAGAATGGTAATTTTGGGAAAGCGGTAGCACATGGCGCTTGGAGAAAGTTATTGAAGCTAAAACGTTTTATGAAT CATAAAATCCATATGTTTGGTAAATCTTTTACTAATTTGGTTCTTCATTTTGGTAACACAACTACGTCTAGAGTTGAGTCGGCGCATGCTCAATTGAAGATGTGGTTAGGTTCAGCTTTACTTACTCTTGACAGCTTGTGGAAACGGGCTGATGTTATGATGCACGGGCAACATATCATGATCAAAAAGACTCTGGAAGATTCAATAAGCAAGAGAGTTGTCAGTAACTTGTATTATGGGAATATATTTTCAATGTTGGGTGGAAGAGTTTCGGGGACCGCAATTGAAGCAATGCAAGTGGAATATAATCGTGGGACTGATTTGGGTTGTTACTTGGAGGATTATTGTGGTTACACAATATGGACCACTCATAAGTTGTTATGTGCTTGTAAGTTACATGCAGCGGTCGCGGAAGGTAGAAAAATTCATCCAAGTGATATACATGGTTTCTGGTCAAGGTTAGCTTACACGAAATCTAGTCATCGTCATTCTAGCCCTAATGATGTCATGGAGGAACTTTTCAATAAAGTCTGCGAGGATGCTCGGTCTCAGgaggtgtga
- the LOC141626605 gene encoding uncharacterized protein LOC141626605: protein MMDSNGCDANQFDADVRLPPRKRLLAGLKKQSCLESTSQCSQENSSSLSLSPSLNASIGQSPMSEFDMRLNDLLKSYKNGPNMSPEEIAIAAESAACAAARSAEAARAVAEEKAAIAAKAVAAAKSALDLVALGFEETSSRGKHQKRNKLKIHVPVELLYNKNNPLENCGADEELAVRLHRTMNSSARISKHSPGSNSRSHKHKKLKVSSPNNKSGISNGTIVTDENVKLPPECNGHGKGGMEIEESNEKVLKCSKDDEVEVDSGEGESSQPQEKKSEGYDDLCVNGRKRGRVKQKKLPLNVLSSKDQANPKEELIIRARTDKSTTRQLASSDNVSPMEVTPTWKCHDFKVSQCI, encoded by the coding sequence ATGATGGATTCCAATGGTTGCGATGCGAATCAATTTGATGCTGATGTTCGTTTGCCACCTCGAAAGCGTTTGCTTGCTGGGCTGAAAAAACAAAGCTGTTTAGAGAGCACCTCGCAGTGCTCTCAAGAAAATAGCTCAAGCCTGAGTTTGAGCCCGAGCTTGAATGCGTCAATTGGTCAGAGTCCAATGAGTGAATTTGATATGCGTCTTAATGATTTATTGAAATCTTATAAGAATGGACCAAACATGTCTCCTGAGGAGATAGCTATTGCTGCTGAGTCAGCAGCTTGTGCTGCTGCCAGGTCAGCAGAAGCCGCGAGAGCTGTGGCTGAGGAGAAAGCTGCCATCGCTGCAAAGGCCGTGGCTGCTGCTAAGTCTGCCCTGGATTTGGTTGCTTTGGGTTTTGAAGAGACTAGTAGCCGGGGTAAGCACCAAAAGAGGAACAAGTTGAAGATACACGTGCCTGTTGAACTTCTGTACAATAAAAACAATCCTCTTGAGAACTGTGGGGCCGATGAAGAGCTCGCCGTGAGACTTCATCGGACGATGAATAGCTCTGCTAGAATTTCAAAACACTCTCCCGGTTCCAACTCTAGGAGCCATAAGCACAAGAAGCTCAAAGTCTCCTCTCCAAATAATAAGAGTGGCATTTCTAATGGTACTATCGTGACAGATGAAAACGTCAAATTGCCTCCAGAATGTAACGGACATGGAAAAGGAGGAATGGAAATTGAAGAGTCTAATGAGAAGGTGTTGAAATGTAGCAAGGATGATGAGGTAGAGGTGGATAGTGGTGAAGGTGAATCAAGTCAGCCCCAAGAGAAGAAATCTGAAGGGTATGATGATTTATGTGTTAATGGTAGGAAGAGAGGTAGAGTTAAGCAGAAAAAACTGCCATTAAACGTATTAAGCTCAAaagaccaagcaaaccctaaagAGGAATTGATAATTAGGGCTAGGACAGATAAGTCGACAACTCGTCAGTTAGCTTCTTCAGACAATGTTAGTCCAATGGAGGTTACTCCAACATGGAAATGCCATGATTTCAAAGTGTCCCAGTGCATCTAA